The DNA window GGCCTGGAACGCGCCATTCCCAAAAACAAAGGGATCGAGTTCGCGTCCCAGTTGCACCAGTTCTCCTCGGAGTTCGCCCTGTCGCCGCAGTCCACCAAACTGCGCACCATCATCGCCGAAATCAACGCTGAAGCCAAAGACCGGCTGCCCAAACGGAAAACCAAAAAAGAAGAAGAAGCCGAGGCCGAAGCCGCCGAAGCCGCCGAGGCCAAAGCGACTCGCAAAAAACGGGCCGCCAAAAAGCCTCCCGCCGCCCCGGTGAGCGAAGCCGCGCCGGCGAAGAAATCGTCGACCAAAAAGTCGTCGAAAAAAACGGAGCCCAAAGGTATCGCTCGCAAAAAGCCGCGCTAGTTTTTCCGCGGTTTCCGACCCGAAGGATAGAACCGAAGGAATACCCCATGCCCAAGCTGCTGGTTGTGCTGTTCTTGTTGTTCACCCCTTTGGTCGCTCCGGCCGCCGACTGGAATCAATGGCGGGGCTCCTCGCGGGATGGCTCCACCCAGGGACCGCCGCTCGTTGATTCCCTGCCCGAAACGGGCGTCGCCCCACTCTGGCGCAGCGAGCCGCTGCCCGCCGCCGACAACGGCGGCTGGTCCAGCCCGGTCATCGAAGGCGGCAAGCTCTATCTGTTCGCCCATAAAAAAACCAAGGTCGGCGATTCCGACCTGGGTCCGACCCAGTTCCCCTGGCTCCCGACCGATAAACGCGGCGGCATGTCCGCCGAAGAGTACGAGCAGTACGAAGTAAATCGTCGCGATGAACAGGAACGACGAGCCAAAAACTTCCGCTACGACGAAACGGTCTACTGCCTCGACGCCCTCACCGGCAAACAGCTCTGGGCCAACGAAGAAAAAAGCTTCTATACCCGTTTCCCGCAGTCGACCACGCCGGTCGTCGGCGACGGCCGGCTGTATGTGGCCGGCGCCGCCCGGGTGATCCGCTGCCTGGACGCCAAATCGGGTGAAACGCTCTGGACCGTTCGTCTGCCGGGGCCGTTCCGCGATGAGATCATGCAGGCGTCCCCCTTGCTGGTCGACGGCCTGGTGGTCGTCTCGGTTGGGGCGCTGTACGCCCTCGACGCCCAGACCGGCGAAATCCGCTGGCGGTTTGATACGGAAAGCGACAAAGCGTCGCACTCCAGCCCGGTTGCCTGGCGCCATGCCGATCAAACGTATGTCATCGCCTGCCTGGCCGATGGGGAAACCGTTTGCCTGGATCTGCTCACCGGAGCGAAGAAATGGCAGGTTGATACCATGTCCAGCGGCTCCACGCCGATCGTGCTGGGCGACACGCTGTTGACCTACGGCAGCAGTCGCAAAGGCGGCCTGCGTCGGTACGATCTGTCCCCGACCGGTTTGGAACTGCGCTGGAACTACCAGCGCTCGGCCGACCCGGGATCCAGCCCGGTCGTCGTGGGCGATTACGTCTATGTGCAGGGGGAAAAACGCCTGGCATGCGTCAACCTGGAATCGGGCGAAGCGGAGTGGAGCACCACGCTCGACCGGGAGCGGCCCCGTTATACGTCGCCCATCGCCGGCGCCGGCAAGGTGTTTTACACGTTTGAAAGCATCCTCTGTTTCGACGCCACGCCGGAAGACTTCACGCCGTTTTACGATGGCAAGCTGTCGAAAGACGGCGTCCTGGCGACCGAAGAAGCCTACCGGAAAAAGCTCAATCTGGACGAACTGGAAAAGACCGCCGAAGGGCAAAAGGAAGCCGAACGCCTCCGCCGGGAAGTGTTCGAAAAGTCCGAACCGCTGGCCTGCGCCAGCCCGGCCCTGGTCGACGGCCGCCTGTACCTGCGTCTTCGCGACCGGATCATCTGCTTCGATCTGCGCCGCCCTTAGGAACGTCCGCGGGTGGCTCGCGCCCTTTCGCTTGGGATGTGAGAAGAACGATTGCTGGTTGGGCGCTTTCGCCTGACCAGTTCGACGGCAGCAGCGGCGAAACAGAACGAGGATGGTTGCGGTCCTGCGTTTTGCCTGTCACCCCAGACTCCGCTTCGATTCGTGAAACACAAACGGGCTGGGGCGCCCTCTCTACAGGCAACGGAATGCATTCTGTTGCGGGGCCAAAGACGACACTCCAGCAACCGACTCACGGTCGGGTGATCCTGCCGCGGTCGATATAGCCGCGTAAGCCGTTCTGCGATACGCTACCAGGGTGACATCCCGGGTTCATGGATTTGGCGCAGGAAGAGCGGTAATGGAAGAAAAGGCCTTTAACTGTCTGGATCTTGATCGCACCATCGCGGAGATTGCCGCGGAGCTCAAAGTGAGCGTCGCCCAGGTGCAGGCGGCGGCGGACCTGTTTGCCGCCGGCAATACGATCCCGTTCATTGCCCGCTATCGGAAAGAAGCGACCCAGGGCCTCGATGAAACGGCGCTGCGGTACATCGAGGACGCGCTGGCCAAAGCCCGCGAACTGGCGGACCGGAAAACGACGATCCTCAAAACGATCGACCAGCAAGGCGCCCTGACGCCCGACCTTCGCCGGCAGATTGAAACGTGCCAGGACAAGCAGGCGCTGGAAGACTTGTACCTGCCGTACAAACCGAAGCGCCGCACCCGGGCTTCGATCGCGCGGGAACGGGGCCTGCAGCCGCTGGCCGATCTGCTGCTGCAGCAGGAACCGCTGGAAGGCTCCCGCCGCGACGTACTCAGGGCGTTCATCAGCGCCGAGAAAGAAGTGCCCGATGAAGCAGCCGCGCTGCAGGGGGCGTGTGATATTGTCGCCGAACAGTGGGCCGAAGATGCTCCCACCCGGACCTGGCTGATGCGTCAGGCGGCCGACTATGGCCAGATCTACTCGCAGGTCAAACGGGGCAAAAAAGAGGAAGCGGCCCGGTTTGAAATGTACCTGGATTTCCAGGAGCCGCTCAAACGCACGCCGTCGCACCGGCTGCTGGCGATGAAACGGGGCGAAGCAGAAGGGCTGCTTCGTATCGGCGTCAAGCTGGACGACGAGTTCGTCGTGCGGAAGCTCAAGCAGCAGCTCACGCCGAATCCTCGCTTTGAATTCCATCGCGAACTGCAGCAGACGGTCGAAGACTGTTACGAACGCTTGCTGATGCCGGCGGTCGATTCGGCCCTGCTGCAGGACCTGAAGGAAAAGGCCGACGACGAAGCGATCGGCGTGTTCGCCAAGAACCTGCGCGAGCTGCTGCTGGCCCCGCCGGCCGGGGCGCAAGTCACGCTGGGGGTCGACCCGGGCTTTCGCACCGGCTGCAAGCTGGCGGTCGTCGACGCCGAAGGGAAGTACCTGGCCCACGCCACCATTTACCCGACCGCCCCGCGGAACGATACGGCCGGAGCGGAACGGGTGGTCCGCGATCTGATCGACCGCTATCAGATCAAACTGATCGCCATCGGCAACGGCACTGCCTCGCGCGAGACGGACGCCTTTTTCGCCCCGCTGCTCAAGTCGCTGGCCGAACCGCTCATCAAAGCGACCGTCAGCGAGTCCGGCGCCTCGATCTATTCGGCGAGCGAGCTGGCCGGCCATGAGTATCCCGATCTGGACCTGACGGTGCGGGGCGCCATCAGCATCGCCCATCGGCTGCAGGATCCGCTGGCGGAACTGGTCAAGATCGACCCCAAGTCGATCGGCGTGGGCCAGTACCAGCACGACGTGAACCAGGCGCTGCTTCGCAAGCGGCTGGAACGCGAGGTGGAGTCGTGCGTCAATTCGGTCGGCGTGGACCTCAACCTGGCCAGCGCCCCGCTGCTCGCCCATGTGGCCGGCATCGGCCCGAAACTGGCGGAGCGGATCGTCGAACATCGGAACGCCCATGGCGCCTTTGCCAGCCGCGACCAGCTCCGCAAGGTGCCCAAGCTGGGCCCCAAGGCGTTTGAACAATCGGCCGGCTTTCTGCGGATCCGCAACGGCCAGCAGCCGCTGGATAATTCGGCCGTCCACCCGGAAAGCTATTATCTGGTCGAGAAGATGGCAGCCAAACTGGGCGTCGCCACGTCGCAACTGGTAGGCAACTCGACGCTCGCGCAGAAGCTGAACGCGGCCGACTTTGTCGACAAGAAGGCCGGCGTGCACACGATCGAGGATATCCTGGCCGAGCTGGCCAAACCGGGCCGCGATCCGCGTCGGGAGTTCGTGGCGGTGAAGTTCGCCGACGGCGTGAACCAGCTGGAAGACCTGAAAGCCGGCATGGTGCTGGAAGGGGTGATTACCAACGTCACCCGGTTTGGCGCCTTTGTCGACCTGGGCGTCCACCAGGACGGCCTGATTCATATCTCCGAACTGGCCAACACCTATGTCGAAGATCCCAGCGATGTGGCGACCGTCGGCGATGTGGTGAAAGTGAAAGTGCTGGAAGTCGACCTGCGGCGCAAGCGGATCGCCCTGTCCCGCAAGCAGGTTTCGGGCTAACGACGACTGGCCTTTTGTAGCTCCACCTCCGCCCAACTCGTCCCTTGCTCCTGCCGCCATTATGAAAGTGACCGATGCCGGAACATCCGTTTGGCTGGTTGAGCCTGGCGCCGCCGGTGATTGCCATTGTGCTGGCGATGGCGACCCGTCGCGTGGTCGTGTCGCTGCTGGCGGGCGTGTTCGCCGGGTCGTTGATTCTGGCGCATGGCAATCCGATCCTGGCCGTGGGCGACACCCTGCAGAATCAGCTGTGGGTGACGCTCACCAGCGAGAGCAAGCTGTACGTGGCCGCCTTTACTTTGCTCATGGGCGCCATGGTCGGCGTGATGAATCGTTGCGGTTCCATGCGCGGCCTGGTCGATCAGGTGTCGGTGCTGGCCCGCGGCCGGCGGAGCGGGCAGTTCATTGCCTGGGTGCTGGGGCTGCTGGTTTTTTTTGACGACTACGCCAATACGATTCTGCTGGGCGGCACGCTGCGGCCGCTGTGCGATCGCTTGAAGATCTCGCGTGAAAAGCTGGCGTATCTGGTCGATTCGACGGCGGCTCCCGTGGCCGGTCTGGCGCTGGTTTCCACCTGGGTGGCGGGCGAAATCGGCTTTGTCGCCGATGGTCTGGCCAAGCTGCCGGGCGACCAGGAATGGAAGCCTTTGGAAGTGTTTGTCGGCAGTATCTGGTATCGCTTCTACGTGCTCTATGCGTTGCTGATCGTGCCGATGATCGGTCTGCTGGGGCGGGACTTTGGGCCGATGCTGCGGGCCGAGCAGAAGGCGATCGGGGCTGCCGCGGCAGCGCCGGGCGAACCCGAATCGGCCAGCGATCTGGCGGCCGATGAACTGGTGCAGGAGGATCCCACGGCGCCAGGGCCCGGCGTGACTTCGCACTGGATCAACGCCGCGGCTCCGGTCGCGACCACGGTCGCGGTGATTGTCTATTTCCTGTACGCGTCGGGACGAACGGCTTTCCCCGCCGACGCTTCCCCCAGCTGGATGGAGATCTTTGGCGAAGCGAATCCGAACGCGGCCCTGCTCTGGGGCGCCTTGTCGGGCCTGCTGATGGCGACCGTATTGACCCTGGGGCAAAGATTGTTGTCGCTGGCGCAGTTGTCGTCGGCGGCCGGGGCAGGCGCTTCGTTGATGCTGCCGGCGCTCCTCATTTTATGGCTGGCTTCGACGTTGTCGGTGATGACGGGAAACGAGCCGATTCGCAGCGTCCAGGAACAGGAGACGCTGGCCGTATCCCAGGTCAAAGCCGTCGCCCTGGCCGATGCGGCCCACCAGACGTCGCTGGCCGATACGGTCGGGCAACTGCAGGCGCAGGGGTTTGACGCGCGGCAGATCGGGCTGGGACTGAAAGCGGCCGAGCGGGATCTGTCCGCCCTGCCGGCGGCGGTGGACGGCAAGCCGGAACATCAGACGCTGTTGCTGGCGGCGGGCCTGTCGCCAGGCGAAGCAGAAGCAGGCAACGCGGCGGCAGGGACGACCGGCTCCTCGGCTGGCGACCCCCAGGCAAGCCTCGCGGTGCTTTACCCGCATCGCGGCATGCGTTTGTATACAGGCGACTTTCTGGGGGGCATGCTATCGGGTCAGCTGAGTCCGGCCTTGCTGCCGACATTTATTTTTCTGCTGGCGGCGGTGGTCGCTTTTGCAACGGGAACCAGCTGGGGGACGATGGGGATCATCATGCCGCTGGCGATCCCGCTGACGTACGCCGCGATTGCCGGCCAGCGCGAGGTGCTGGTCGACGACCCGATTCTGCTGGCGAGTATTGGATCGGTGCTGGCGGGCGCGATCTTTGGCGATCATTGTTCGCCCATTTCGGATACCACGGTGCTGTCATCGCAAGC is part of the Lignipirellula cremea genome and encodes:
- a CDS encoding Na+/H+ antiporter NhaC family protein, translating into MPEHPFGWLSLAPPVIAIVLAMATRRVVVSLLAGVFAGSLILAHGNPILAVGDTLQNQLWVTLTSESKLYVAAFTLLMGAMVGVMNRCGSMRGLVDQVSVLARGRRSGQFIAWVLGLLVFFDDYANTILLGGTLRPLCDRLKISREKLAYLVDSTAAPVAGLALVSTWVAGEIGFVADGLAKLPGDQEWKPLEVFVGSIWYRFYVLYALLIVPMIGLLGRDFGPMLRAEQKAIGAAAAAPGEPESASDLAADELVQEDPTAPGPGVTSHWINAAAPVATTVAVIVYFLYASGRTAFPADASPSWMEIFGEANPNAALLWGALSGLLMATVLTLGQRLLSLAQLSSAAGAGASLMLPALLILWLASTLSVMTGNEPIRSVQEQETLAVSQVKAVALADAAHQTSLADTVGQLQAQGFDARQIGLGLKAAERDLSALPAAVDGKPEHQTLLLAAGLSPGEAEAGNAAAGTTGSSAGDPQASLAVLYPHRGMRLYTGDFLGGMLSGQLSPALLPTFIFLLAAVVAFATGTSWGTMGIIMPLAIPLTYAAIAGQREVLVDDPILLASIGSVLAGAIFGDHCSPISDTTVLSSQASGCHHIAHVWTQLPYALATAAVAVFCGTLPIGFGVPSAILLPLGAVTLLAIVWFFGKRADESSAEPL
- a CDS encoding Tex family protein; this translates as MEEKAFNCLDLDRTIAEIAAELKVSVAQVQAAADLFAAGNTIPFIARYRKEATQGLDETALRYIEDALAKARELADRKTTILKTIDQQGALTPDLRRQIETCQDKQALEDLYLPYKPKRRTRASIARERGLQPLADLLLQQEPLEGSRRDVLRAFISAEKEVPDEAAALQGACDIVAEQWAEDAPTRTWLMRQAADYGQIYSQVKRGKKEEAARFEMYLDFQEPLKRTPSHRLLAMKRGEAEGLLRIGVKLDDEFVVRKLKQQLTPNPRFEFHRELQQTVEDCYERLLMPAVDSALLQDLKEKADDEAIGVFAKNLRELLLAPPAGAQVTLGVDPGFRTGCKLAVVDAEGKYLAHATIYPTAPRNDTAGAERVVRDLIDRYQIKLIAIGNGTASRETDAFFAPLLKSLAEPLIKATVSESGASIYSASELAGHEYPDLDLTVRGAISIAHRLQDPLAELVKIDPKSIGVGQYQHDVNQALLRKRLEREVESCVNSVGVDLNLASAPLLAHVAGIGPKLAERIVEHRNAHGAFASRDQLRKVPKLGPKAFEQSAGFLRIRNGQQPLDNSAVHPESYYLVEKMAAKLGVATSQLVGNSTLAQKLNAADFVDKKAGVHTIEDILAELAKPGRDPRREFVAVKFADGVNQLEDLKAGMVLEGVITNVTRFGAFVDLGVHQDGLIHISELANTYVEDPSDVATVGDVVKVKVLEVDLRRKRIALSRKQVSG
- a CDS encoding PQQ-binding-like beta-propeller repeat protein — its product is MPKLLVVLFLLFTPLVAPAADWNQWRGSSRDGSTQGPPLVDSLPETGVAPLWRSEPLPAADNGGWSSPVIEGGKLYLFAHKKTKVGDSDLGPTQFPWLPTDKRGGMSAEEYEQYEVNRRDEQERRAKNFRYDETVYCLDALTGKQLWANEEKSFYTRFPQSTTPVVGDGRLYVAGAARVIRCLDAKSGETLWTVRLPGPFRDEIMQASPLLVDGLVVVSVGALYALDAQTGEIRWRFDTESDKASHSSPVAWRHADQTYVIACLADGETVCLDLLTGAKKWQVDTMSSGSTPIVLGDTLLTYGSSRKGGLRRYDLSPTGLELRWNYQRSADPGSSPVVVGDYVYVQGEKRLACVNLESGEAEWSTTLDRERPRYTSPIAGAGKVFYTFESILCFDATPEDFTPFYDGKLSKDGVLATEEAYRKKLNLDELEKTAEGQKEAERLRREVFEKSEPLACASPALVDGRLYLRLRDRIICFDLRRP